The sequence GCTGGATCTGATCATCATGCCGGGACTGGGGTTCACTCCTGAGGGTCACCGTATTGGGCGCGGGAAGGGATATTACGACAGCTACCTGAAGAAGTGCGCCGTGCTTCCGTCGGGGCGACCGTACACGATCGCTCTGGCGTTCAGCGAACAGATGTGTGACCACATACCCGTGTCGGAACACGACATGACGGTAGACGAAGTACTGTTTGTGGAGAAATAGCGATCAGCGAAATTTGGGTGGTTTTTCCTTTTCTGAAAAGGGTGCTACTCCCTCGTAATTACCTTTGGAAGCAGATTTTGCCGGAAGTGAAAATTACAGTTTGTCCACTTAACTGACCATGCCAGGACAGAGGTCTTCAACTGTAACTTGTCCGACCTTAATTTTTGCTCTCAGGAAACCTTAGAATGCCTCATTGTCACATCAACTTTTCTAAAATTCAACACTTTTTCTCCTTGCATTGCCCTCATAAAAAATGATTTGGAAATCATAAATTAGACACGAAAAACTTTCTTTGGCTAATTTACACTTCCATCTACGCTGCTGCTTGGCCGCAACAAATGATATATAGTTTACATAATCCTTTTAGACCTACTTGGAAATGTGTGCCGATACAGCAAAAAGGAAGCCACAAACTTAATAGAATAGTCCTGTTGAAAAGGTTGTTTGCAGGATTGTTCTACGTAATATATTTGTATTGAAAATGAATATATTTCTACTGTATTATAATTGAGATGTTTTAAAAGCATGTTTAAAGCAAGATATCAGTACTGATACTGTTTCTGTGATGGgcttttgcaacattttatgATTGTGATAATACATCATTAGGTAGTTGCTTATTTATCTCTGTCAAAACAAAGATTCATATATTAAAAAGGGttggcatacatgtaagtaGGAAAGAGTTTTTAACAACTGTAGttttagatctacatgtataagttatCTAGTGCTCATATCATAGAGGTATGTATAGGGGACATGAATGATGGTGAATTTTTAGTTATACTGTAattctgtaaatcatgaaatattcattgtGTTCTTATGTCCGCATTGACCATTTACGGTGAACTCGTCACACCGTAAATATAAGCTCTGTCTTGCATTgcattactactgtaacagttgtttcaaccacacatttaaaacactgcaaacccCTCCTACCCCTCCTATATACTATCAAATTAAGTCCCTGTGAACTTAAATCACTTTACAGTACTTAAATATTGTTTCTCATCTTGGAAATAATATCATTTGTGGAAAAATCAACCATTGATGATTGCATATCTACAACAATTTTTGACAGTGAAGAAAACTTGTTacaagaagtactgtaaatgcatttaagtttgcagtgatttaattttgcggtagggagaaaatggagtattcccGGTGGTGTTTAGctcacggttgaaacaaggtggtcgGTGGACACTACACAGAACAagaatttttgcggtggttttaagtttgcggtgaagaggttaccgtgaaaaccgcaaacattaaatcactgtgaacttaaagtacattgtgtacattaaTTTTACTCTATTGTTTTTATTATGGGGAACTTTGATTGTTTAACTCAAGCATGCAGAGACTGGaagtgaactacatgtatgctaaaCAAATAATTCTTTGTATATGGAGAACGTGATATTTACAATGCAAATAACATATGACGTATGGATACGCACATTTTTATGATGAATACAGTTTTCAAAATATGTTATTGAGTTTGTGTACAATGATGCAAAATCATCTAGTGCCTACCAATTCAGGAACGCGTTTtaataactttaactttttgGACAATGTAATGTGAGCCTTTGTAGACTTCAGTATTTTTCTGAaatagtttgaaataaagttgaaaaatTATGATCAATGTTTGCATTTCCATGCTTTTTacttgttaggccacaccaatttgatgtCTTGGTTGTCAGATTGGCCACTTCATTTTTTTAGAATTTGAAAACAAGATAAATGTTCCATTGATGATATTAATGATACTGTTGAAGAAATTCCTTGTCTTCATAGTTGTTAGATTTTTCCCATCAAAGTATCTAAAGTTGAAACTTAACTGTTAGTTCtcacccttgtagtgcctagtggcacatagggtagcaaGCTTAagtttcttgctgtttcagtagcagggtatattttcatagggaggggttgcttcccctttaatgtgctcaaggcacctcctcaaacacgggaaccACATTtaacgtcccttctgaaagatgggtACAGCCTCAACCAAAAAGTCCGTAACCCAggtttgaaccggggtctcctagtgaacaactaattggaaccaggagctcaactgtgagactgctaccagttgaactaCAGGGACATATATAGTTACTGTGCCTGTGGTAAAATGTGAGTTTATCACAatatgcatttttattttgCCTGCCTGCTCAATTATTTTCCTACAAAAATACGAGAAGCAAGAAATTCaattgctgtggccttgtgTATGAATCAAGAACGATGTCAAACAAGTCTGAGTCGGTTCCAGGGTGGTAGAATTAAAAAGTTATTTCACACACAATATGGCCTTTCTTCTGGATATCTGCATAGTACTTTGGGGTATTTACACCCGAGTTGATTAGGAAATTGGTTCGATAGTGGGGCCCTTAAGAAACGCAAATGGTAGCTCTACATTGTAAACCGATAGAAATATGCCAGGGAACCAAgcaggtgttattttctaaTGGTAGCCATCACATCCTTTGTGTTTAGTGTTACACAACAGACCGTGTGCCTCAACTATGTGTAAACCGGGCTACCTTTTCCAAATATACACTTACGTCAAAACACCGGTGAAACGCTAAACAATGCTATAGTGATGGCGTGTCGGCAGGTTGTCCAGTATTAGGCTTACAGCTTGTCGAGTTTACCATTTCTGGGACCTCAAAGGCTGGTGATTTATACACTCCCATGCTGTTTACGACGTTCTTTGTGTATCAATGATTAGAGAAAATGACTTTATGGCACTCTATTGAGTGGTAAAAGAACTCGTTTGCGACACACCAGAAAAGCTGTCAAAAGAGGACGGTTCAGCAATGGGAGCGGTTCGGACGACAACTTCTCTTTCCGCTACGGCgattgtttttatgtttctgGCAGAGGTGGCCGCTCAGAATGTTGGTAGGTATTATTCTTTTTATTGTTATCGGATATAGATATATAACTGAGGCCATAAAAACGGCAGAACTGATACGATTCAAGATACGTTTTGGCTGGTagatttgacaaaaatgtacataacgTACGGAGAGATGTGTGCATTTCCAATGCGGCTTCCGACTTTCAAAACTACGAAAAAAACACCTCTGCACATAAGTCTAGCATTATACAAAGTGTTAGCCTTTTTCCATCCTCCAtgtcctccgtagtaaccgctggctcaaactTTTcccttgctaaccacggattcgtcgatgaaggttggacatccagccaaggacattatataggctCCTTGATCCAGCTAAGACGATACGCAAAAAAATCAGTTACTCACGCAACTGgcatggatatgattttggaattaCGGAAACGGTCAGTTTCGgcccgtttccaaaatcatacccagttgcttgagaaactgtttTTTTGCGCAACCGCGgtttagcaagcgaaaagattgagccagcggccACTACGGAGGTACCCGGGCTAACAAAGTTGGCTAGCAAAGTGTAGTCTCCGATGCAGACtcttcccggctgttttctttttcaagttattgtttttttctaattgctggccCGGACGTTACGTTAGTGGGATCTTTTATGTGCTCagggtgtgactctcctcaatcACGGAACCTCCATATAACGTCCTatcctagggacgtccctagacaaagctaggtattcatttacacctgagtgaagtgaggaaatttgtgtcaagtgcctttcccaagggcacaacgtcggggtgcATGCAATATATTCCCAACAAGATATTATTGACACTTtcgttctgttctgttctgctcTGCCCGTGGCAGGCCCGCGACCCGACAACCTCGGCCCCCCACCGATCGGCCCACCGCCCGTCCACGCCGCCACCACGCCGCCGCCCCTGCTGTACGTCCCCACACCTCCCACCTGTCACCCGAACGACACCTGTAGCGACAGGTGCGGCACCTGGAGCCCCGGCACCATGTGTCAGTGTGACCCGAAGTGTCGACTCTTCGACGACTGCTGCAAGGATGTGGATACATTCTGTGGAGGCTCTTTGGCCATCGATGGTAAGATGACATGACTATTCGTTGTCTTCAGACCTAGCGTCTGGTCACATATCGTACGACCATCTTACGATCGCACACTGGAGGTATTCTTGGGTCAGTCGCGCACGTGTAGTACGTAATTGAGTCGTCTTCTTACTGTACCGTAAAGGCTGTTTGATTTAGATCTTTGACAGCGGTTGGTTCTTAGCCCCTACCAGGCTCTAGACGgggcaaactgtatctatcggctggccaactcctctatttggccgatttctactctttccagccacgtctggagccgcctggtagagactagttggTTCCGTCACTGCGCCTGCTTTAAAATCGtacggcatcaaaatcgtacgacattTACGTGACCAGACCGTTATCTGAATCTGAATCCTAAAGAATGAAATGTAGTTGATTatttagtatagtatagtatgatAGACATTACCACGTTTTGTGTAGTTTACAACCTTGAAGAATTTGTATTTCCTTTCAATGCACAGAGATATTTGTTTCGTCGTGTTTCAGACATAGAGACCGCCAACAGGCCCGTCGTCATGGCCGACTCGTGCACGTGGCGTTGCGGGGAAGATATCTTATCAGGGGCGGCCGAGACTTTCTGTGACTGCGCCGAGTCATGCGTCGGGAACAACTCTTGCTGCTCGGACCACTGCTCTGCTGCGGACGGGGTCCGTTCGAACGACACAGCGCCCCGTGCGGTACCAAATGACACTGCACCCTACGAATGTCTCTGGAACGGCGGGACGGACAGTTACGTCTGGATGGTCGCCAGTTGTCCCGAGGCGTGGCCCGACGACGTCGCGCGCGAGGGTTGCCTACACACCGACATAGACTACACGGACGTCAACGACGTCATCTTCTACAACCCGGTCAGCGACGTCGCGTCCGACGTCGCCTTCAGGAACGTCTACTGCGCCGCGTGTAACGGCGCGCACAACGTCACATTTTGGACGCTAGGGATAAGTGGTAATCTTGAGCTTGTCGGGTCGGAAGAGGCTAAACTCAACGCCACCATTGCAGCCATCCAGTCCGGTAGGGGGCGCGCGTACTTCAGGCCTCTGGTGAAGACAAGAGAGTGCGTGCCCAGAAAAACTAACTACCAGGGGGACCAAGGGGGCCGTTGCTTTGCGGAACTGTGCGCGGGACACGCGGCGTATGTCAGTGGGGATACGGGCATATACAGGTGAGGTTTTATTTTAAAAGGCTTCAGCACTTTCTGAAAATGCTTATGGTATGTCTAACGTTACACGCTCACTTTGGTGGTGTTTTTGGATTTTGTATGTTTGGTAAATATTAGTGCGATGATAATTCTGCCGGGTATCTAAGGTCATCTCATCTAATTCAAGGCCAATAAAGAAGGATAACGGTGACTTGAATAAAAAGGgatctactaatgcagcatcagtaattcCCAGGGTATGCACACCTCAGATGtcgatacatatatatatatgcctcATTACAGGAGAAGGTCTCGTTAATATCGTTTTTCATCTTTTAATGTAGCGGACtgaagcgggtatctcactcgGCTGCGCCTAAGTACGCCAAGTCATTGCGGCAACTTTGCGAATTTCTGCCAATTTTCTCTCTACgaacaaattttacggaatgcTTTGCGCCATTGTGCGCCATTGTGCGCCGTTTTGCCATTTTGCCATTTTGCCATTTGCGAATTCTAAAAAATAGCAATCTAAGGCGACAAATGTTGATGCCGTTTTAAACCACTTTGCGAATGTATCTCGCAATATGGCGCAATTGGGCACAGCTCGGTGAGATGCCGGTTTTACGATACCCGTCGGATTTATGAGGGTTGACGTTACATGGGAACGTTCTCGTTGCCGCAGAAACGTGTACTGTGCCCAGTGCGATGGCGTCCATCCGCAGGAGCTGGAACTGCTGAGCTGCGGCATGACGTCATGTCGGTCGTGTGGGGGCGCTTCTCAACTCCACCTCCTCTCCCTCACCATCCTCTTCAACTTCAACCCGATCAACACCGACTCCTCCAGGAAGTGTCCGCCGGGGAGCACCTACGACCGCCTCAGCCGCAAGTGTCGGGAAATCATCGCCAGTCCGACGCAGGCGCCAACTGGCGAGATCTGCGTGGACGGACAGGTCCTCTCAGGCGGAGGCATTTCGGTGGTAGGCATAAGCATAGATGGGGCACCCTGCGAAGAGTTTAGCAGCTCGAACTCCACGGTAGACAACTGCACCGACTGTGAGAAGCCAGCCCCTGAAGCCTACCCCACTACAGAGGCACATCACTCGGAGGACAACGTGAATGGTATCTTGAACATTGCTCTGACAGCGCTGTCCGCTGTGGGCGGCATAGTTTACCTTGCTCTCTGCGTAGTGACCCGGGAATATCATTCCATCCCGGGCCGTCTGAAGATGCAGCTCGTCATCACGCTTACTGCAGCCCAGTCCGTCTTTCTGGGCAGGGTGGTCGCGCAGGTTTCCACGGCGTTCTGTTACTTCGTCGCCGTTCTCGGTCACTATCTTTTCCTCGCTGCCTTTCTGACCATGAGCGCTCTCGCGTTCGACCTCCACAACACCTTCTCTCGCGGCATTTCCGAAGGTAGGTTCAACTCCTACCGCCTGTACATTCTGTACACGTGGTTGTTGCCTGCCGTTGTTGTCGGAGTGACCGCCTTCGTGGATTTCTGCCCGTGTATCACCACCGTCAGTGTTGGTTACGGCGGGCAGGCTTGCTGGATAGGCGAGCCGTACGCTCTCCTGGTGGTCTTCGGTGGCCCCGTCGCACTGGTTCTGGTCACGAACGCGATCTTTATGGTCCTCACTGTGGTGTCTCTCCAGAAGGCGACCAAAGCAGTGTCCAAGATACGGCGTGACAAGAGCCGCAGTCTCCTGTGGGTGTATGTCCGCATCACCGTCCTGTTGGGGTTCACGTGGGGGTTGGGATTTGCGGTGTCCTTTGTGAGGAGCCTGGTTCTAGATTACATCTTCACAGTGCTGAGCGCGTCTCAGGCTTTCCTTGTGGCTCTGGCCTTTGTGCTGAATCGTTCGATGCTTCGCCGCTGCGAGGCCGCCTTCCGTAGGAACACGTCCAAGAATAAGAACACCCACGCCACACATGTCGGGAACGGGTCTCGGCAGTCCAGGCGCGATTCCCCGTGGCGTGTGGCCTCTGGGAGCGCCAACTCTGGGTTCACAAGCTCCACCTCCACCTCGGACTGCCAGCTCAACCCATGGCCCATGTCAAGTGACTCCGAGCAGACAAGTTTCGGGGGCGCATCCGAAATGGCGGTGTTCAAATCCCACGAGAAAAATTTCATGTGATTTTGCCGTTATTACCAAACCGCTGACTGCTTTACATATGCCAGAGCTAATCATATAACCTACCATTTGACATACAGTATGACTAATGAGTCATAAagaatgtcaaaggtcacagtCACATGCGTTACACCATCCCCTCTCCATCCAGCATACGTCCATGATAAAATGTGGGGGATGATTTTAAAGCTGTGATGAGCGGCATGGTTATGTGGAAACCGCCATTCAAATACTAGGCAAGTAACATTTTCAATCTAAGCTTCCGACGGTGGATTTTTTCATTGAAAGTTGTCCACGAAAATAGTTTTAGGATTTACTGCAATGAGGTCATGTTGTTGTGTTGATTCCCGTGAGTTAAGTCAACTGCAAAGCTGCGCAGTGTTTTGGCAACGCCTTAGGGGGTGAGGCTTTTTTGCCACAGAGGGACATCAATAGACCCATACCCTATAGGCAAAAAGTGTCCTATGCCCAAGTGCAGTCTGTTATGTGGATACGTGGATTTCAAGCTTAAAGGATGGAGAAGTGATTGGCCAATCAGGAGTCAGCATTTGACATTGACAACGAGGCCATAAAACTATTGGTCAGCCAACAGCTATAATACTAGTAGTTTAGATTTTAATGATCAGTCCAGATGTTAACAACCATACACAGACCATTACCTCAAAACCACCTCGCTACGCTCAGTGGTTTATTTTGTGGTTATAGGAGCCAATCATTATGCCACCACTTCCGGTCTGGACACCCCATTATTGACCAATCGGGTCAACCCTTTATTGACCAATcatacaaaaaaagacaatgaCAAGATGATACATGATTACAGTTTAATATCTGCTTCTATTGCAAACATGCAGCCTTGATTATcagttggaaaaaaattgttattgacatttcatttttcattgcacatacacacagaacTTACATTCAACAATCAATTCACAGTTCACCTTAATTCTTCATAATTTTCTCTGGCAATCGTACATTGTCAAACACTAGACAGTAGTTGGTCAGATGCATAATTGTTAACATTTTCTGCATGAAATTGTTTCAGCTCCTAAATGGTAAAAAGATCACCTTTCATATATGTACAATATCATATTATCAGAACAGTAAAATACATCCAGGTTAGCAGATGACGTGCATAATTATATTACATTACATTGTAcacataataattataataataacactacatacattgtgtatcatACCATATTGTTAAGCAATACTAAATCTTTGTAAATACACTCAGATTAAAATTAAATTGTATTatgcaatttttgttttttattgattgTTACATGCTAAAAGCAATAACTGCACTAATTTTAGAGCAgtcaaatttattttcttaaattaCAGTTTTGATTCTATTGTAAATAGTATGTTCAGCAGCTTTTGAATCGAACCATGCAAAACTCATGCATTGTAATCTTATCACATCACATGAAGTTAAATCCCAGCAAATTTAAACGCATTTACAGAAAATACATATTTGTTACTTTCATTTCAGTAGATGTACAACTAATTATGGtacagttttgttttgtattagtCTGGTACAATATACATGTCCGTGTATGATAACTTACATAAATGTTTTACTGTTACTtctttacatgtttttttctggtAGTAAAAATGCTGTATTCCAGAATATAATAAATCATAAAATGGGACATTCATATACTCCCATAGAGTGgtcatcaaataaagtatggCTTTATAAATGATATACTTTTCAATCAAAATCCACTTTATTGTTTCTAATAATCAAAAGTGTGTAATTTGTTTTAAGTGAAGTAATCAAGAGGCAGTTTACAAGCCACATCAGATTCTGTATCATTGAACTTGGAAACTGCATAAAGTATGATTGAACATTCTTCACCTAATATTGATAAACCATCAAGTTCACAAAGACTGGAGTGAAGCAAGCTAAAACTACAACATGGCAAGTGTGCTTTCAAGGATTGAGGTTTCTCGTTATCATTcctgaacattaaaaaaaggcattttcctATGAAGGTTAGCTGATGATGCACATGAGTTGAAAAAATAGAAGATGTAAATATACAAGTTTCTTTGGTACAAATTGACATACAACATTTTACATCCATGGGTGAGGGATGATGACTAGTCATGATGATCCACAGAACATACTTCATGAAAAtatgtttcaatttgttttctctAAAGACTCCCATGGCAAACCAGCAGTACTGAAATATTACTCTGTCAGGTACCGAACAATTACTTACATCATGGATAACAACTTCAGTGACTTTTCAGCAAGTCAGCTTTGGGTGTCTTACTATCACAAGCTTCCTTTTTCTGTTCTTTTACTGTCAGTGCTGTATCATTCTACAGTACTGAAATTCTACTGGCATTAACTGAAATTCTACAGGCAATTACTGGCATTTACTGTCAGATTCTGTTCAATTACTGTCAATTCAATTTTCCTTACTTATAACTGTCAGTACTTAACAGTCATATGTCCGTACTGATGGTTTGCCAAAGGCTGTTTGCACAAACATGATTATTGTCTGCCATACTGGATGCTTAAACCTGTAAGTTGTCAACCAAATTTGAATTCACAATTGTGATGATGACATTATACACAAAAGTCATGCAAATTCATAGGTTTGACTCCTCAAGGTTCAATCAACCAGCATGGAAACTGTGACATCACATGAAAACAACTAGTATCAAATGACTTTGCTTTTCACTAGTATTGCCTATTGATTTCCAAATGTCTGTTAAAAACATGAAATCTGAAAAGATTATTTACCGAATCCTTCATCCTTACCCATTGGCCACTGAATTGTCTCTTAGCGCCTGGTCACATTCATTGTACGATCATCATATGATCGCAAACTGAGAGCATTCTTTACATACCAGTGTATGTGTTGTacaaaaattcagctgtcttgttaccaaAAAGGCTGTTTTAGATCATTGACAGCATTTGGTTCtctcacagcctgcttgaaaattctacatcaaaatcatacaacgatctacgacgaatgtgaccgggcTGTATAACCTGGTATTCAAATGTATTATATGAGTCTTAGAGTCTCTTTGTtctcttatagttatacaaatTTGCGTAAAAGGACGAAGAGACtcagcagctataataggttcgGAAACCAGGCTACGTGCCGTAAGAGAGAACACACTTTTCCACAAGGTGTAAGAAACTCTAACAATGTTGCTATTGGAACTCCCTGTTTGGCAGACATATCGGTGCGACCAGAGTCCACACATACACCACCATACATGCCCAACAGGAGGACAGCCGCACCCACACCGATGCCCAGGAGAAACCAAAGTTTAGAATGCTTGCTCTGCCCGGACTAAAGAGTGGAGAGAaggcagaaaaaaaaagaagatattatGGCAACTACACAGCGAACACCAACACCATAGCACAGATGTGCGAAAACAAGTGTGCTGCTAGCACCCTCATCAAACTCCTTTCACTGGGCACGTGATTACGACATAGCACAGTACTGAGGTGTTGTCAACACTGGGCAGGATTCGGAAAACACCATTTGGTAGAGTGTTGGTCAAGAATGTGTACCAGAGGACTGGCCATGCGAAACAGTGCAGTATTGCCATGCAGGGTACTTTAGACACAATTTCTGTTGACTACGTGCGGCATCGAAGCACCAAAAATGGTGAGGTTGTCAGACGATTCCGCCCTGCCAACTCGGTCCAACACCCTAACcctggccgagttgaccagggtgttgggccgagttgaccaaggtgttgggctgagttgaccagggtgtttaCTGAGGCTGAGGGTGTTGGGCCAAgctgaccagggtgttgggccgagttgaccagggcgttgggccgagttgaccagggtgttgggccgagttgaccaggttGTTTACCAGGCCgaggccgagttgaccagggtgttgggccagatcgactgggccgagttggtaaagggcaGAATTGTCCTGATCCCAAGCGGTGGACTTTGAATGGTaccatatatacaatgtagttgacgCTAAAAAATCGTCTGAAATACCCTGTACAACAATGCTACACAGTTTCACATGGCTTAGTTCTCTGGTACATATTCCAGACCAACTTTCTACCAAATGGCATTGTCCAAATCCCACCCAGTATTGAGAACATCTTGGCCATGATTTCTGGGGGAAAGGAGTTGTCATGAGGGTGGCTACAAGGAAAATTATAATAGTGAAAGAAACTACTGTGCAGGACCTGGGACTTacacaaagcatttgagatagAAACTCAACACAGTGCAAGCCTCTACCACCATGATAACACATGTATATGGAGAAAAGGGATCATAATACTATGAGGCTGGCACCTGAGGTGCTCCCAAAACAGAGAATATTGCTGCATATCTGTAGCAGTGTACAGTACACAATCATCACAAGATAGGAAATAGACACCTGcacaatatctgtatctgtctgtatctgtatctatatagccggtataaccgccattaggcgtaacacaccagcttcgcaggcacgcggcgcggcagcagctggtcatattacaccgaactgtctgttacacctagtctttgcatatctgactgcaaccgttctttaaagctacttagtgaggaagctcctacagtacttgatgacaacgagttccattctactatggttctcgggaaatacgaatttttgaacacatcaatccttggctgataactctggtacttaaaagcatgactatttctggtcctcttctgagctggcattagatacttatcagtcggtacgtccacaagtttattagtcatcttgtacatcatgtaaagtctggacattgttctcctgtcctcaagtgacatccattgcaggtctgctttcatttttgttacactagcgcccctttcatagttgttcgtgcagaatctggcagcttggttctgcaccctctccagtttatctatatccttctttgtgtatggatcccaaactgttgcagcatattcaaggtttggtctttttttttttttttttttttttaattttttttattcattttccatccaacaacataaacaacacagtcaGTAGTTCAGTAACATAAATAAGTGTCATATACAAATTGACGTCAGTAATTACTTGTCATACAAAAAACAGtgtcatataaaacaaaaactttctcCGTCCAGTAACAAGTGtcatatacaaaagaaaactttatccattcaataacataatttcaatcaaaacatagataaggtttggtcttactagagacgtgtatgcaagtgattttacctttgctgggcatgcccacaaattacgtttgatcactcccaatgtctgtttagccttagttgttactttgttgatatgggtgttccactttagccccctTGTTAATGTAaggcctaggtacgggtggctctttgctgttgctagagcctgtccacagaactggtaggtggttacaattgggtttcgtttgtttgttatatgcatgatgtaacatttttccggattaaactgcattagccatctgctttgccattcttcgagtgtgttcaaatcttcttgcaaaagctgtgaatcactctgtgtggacaactctatatataacaggcagtcatcggcaaataacctaacatttgaatcaagctggtctggtaagtcatttatgtacaggaggaagagtaacggtcccagaacggttccctgtggtacgcctgacgcaactctaactggagctgaggccttgccttctaccactaccgtctgttccctattggtcaagaaagccttcaaccaatttagtgtggtgccttgaattccgtagtgctctagttttgtgatgagtctgctatgtgggactttatcgaaagctttagtaaaatcaagaattgctagatctacctgttttttactgttcagtgcgccagctatgtcgtgagctgtcaatataagctgtgtttctgtggatcgctttgctctgaatccatgttcttggtagtcagtcaatatgttgaaactttctaagtgtttcatgacatgactatggataatgtgttcaagtagtttgcaggatatacaggtcagtgatacaggtcggtagttgccggggacagctctatctccctttttaaaaatggcacatatatttgcatccctccagtctttgggaatttctcctgtgtctaacgagtgttggaaaatattggttaacacaggtgctatttcggtggctgtcattttgaggaacca comes from Branchiostoma lanceolatum isolate klBraLanc5 chromosome 2, klBraLanc5.hap2, whole genome shotgun sequence and encodes:
- the LOC136426968 gene encoding uncharacterized protein, which codes for MSSVVTAGSNFSLANHGFVDEGPRPDNLGPPPIGPPPVHAATTPPPLLYVPTPPTCHPNDTCSDRCGTWSPGTMCQCDPKCRLFDDCCKDVDTFCGGSLAIDDIETANRPVVMADSCTWRCGEDILSGAAETFCDCAESCVGNNSCCSDHCSAADGVRSNDTAPRAVPNDTAPYECLWNGGTDSYVWMVASCPEAWPDDVAREGCLHTDIDYTDVNDVIFYNPVSDVASDVAFRNVYCAACNGAHNVTFWTLGISGNLELVGSEEAKLNATIAAIQSGRGRAYFRPLVKTRECVPRKTNYQGDQGGRCFAELCAGHAAYVSGDTGIYRNVYCAQCDGVHPQELELLSCGMTSCRSCGGASQLHLLSLTILFNFNPINTDSSRKCPPGSTYDRLSRKCREIIASPTQAPTGEICVDGQVLSGGGISVVGISIDGAPCEEFSSSNSTVDNCTDCEKPAPEAYPTTEAHHSEDNVNGILNIALTALSAVGGIVYLALCVVTREYHSIPGRLKMQLVITLTAAQSVFLGRVVAQVSTAFCYFVAVLGHYLFLAAFLTMSALAFDLHNTFSRGISEGRFNSYRLYILYTWLLPAVVVGVTAFVDFCPCITTVSVGYGGQACWIGEPYALLVVFGGPVALVLVTNAIFMVLTVVSLQKATKAVSKIRRDKSRSLLWVYVRITVLLGFTWGLGFAVSFVRSLVLDYIFTVLSASQAFLVALAFVLNRSMLRRCEAAFRRNTSKNKNTHATHVGNGSRQSRRDSPWRVASGSANSGFTSSTSTSDCQLNPWPMSSDSEQTSFGGASEMAVFKSHEKNFM